TTGAAAGGAGAACCAAAACATCCTTTTCTAGGAATATGGTAATTCAGGAGCCTCTCTACCTTCGGATTTTGCGAAACAAGAAGTGCAGCTCTATCACAAGTCAACTCAGCTGCACGGAGCCACCTGAATAGTTGTTCTTCCAAATTTTGTGCTATAAATCCACCCAGCCCTGAAAGAAGCAGAAACACTCCAAGTGAATTTTGTCCCCTGAGTCCAAGACTCCAAACACATATATTGAAAGGTAGGCATGTGTTTCCAATTCTAGCTTTAGAATTATAGATGTTAACTCACCAGGAATAGTGTATGCACCCAAGGTCAGAATGTTGGCGAAGGTAAGCCACACCCCATGATCGCATTTCAAATGGCCTAGCTCATGAGCCATGACAGCCTAGAAAACAAgcatgaagaaggaaaaagttaagcgctttgtttttccttttcctcttgatACAAATGGTGTAAAGAAGACATCCAGCAACCCGCACAAGAACATTTATTTCCTTTAGCAGTacaactatatattttaaaagtttaacaGGCGCTATATTATATTGCCTGCTTTCTCAAACATCAACTTCCTGAATGTGCTataaaaaacaatgttcttgACAGAAAGTATGCCactttcaaaaggaaaaactcaAATGAACTACTCAAAGAGAGGACTGTGATAATtgtgcaggttcattcaaaattGGATAATGAATTGTGTTCCTCAACAGTCAATAGGAATACAATCCTCCTCAATTCATGAATAGGCATTATAGCTGTTGCTAGAGCTACTATAATCCTGCTTATACAATGATATGAATTAAATAAACTACAGAACTTGTATTCATGGGCATCATCCatatgaaatctctctctccccactcttatatatgtgtgtgcgagTGTGTCTATGCATGTAGATACATATGAACGTGAgtatttatatatgaatcttcacatacatacatatcaTTCTGCAGACAGAGATTTTAAATAAAGTGCTTGGCGACTGTGCAACACAAGTTTATATTCATGCACAGTAATGACAGAAAGCATTTAAACCAACTAAGCAAATACTGAGTTAGAATCAACTACAAAGAATGTTGAAAGAGACACAACAAAACCTGCAATTCTTTTCTTGTCAATAGCTCCACAAGGCTTGTGTGCACAACGACGAATGGCTTCCTACCACTAATGGCAAGTGTATATGCATTTGGAACAGGATTTTGACGAATATAGAGATCTGGAGCTTCAACATTCAGTATTGCAGCAGCCTCAACCATCAATGTATGAAGATCAGAGAGCTGACAAGGGAACATGAAAGGAGTTATATGTAAGCTGTAAAACAGTCTGCAAACAGTTAGCAGTGCAACTAAGAACTGTAAATGAACTTTTTGGGGTTGAAAATCAACAACCAACAAAAAGAGTATACATGTGGAAACCCCAAATCAGCTAATTCTGTAAAGAAATGGCTTAGTTGTTTGGTGTCAATTGTAAATTTTGAAGAAGTAATTAGAATATCTCCTCAATTTGTTTTCGGGTGGACTCAAAGAGAAAaggataatggttctggcaacaagACAATGGAAGTTGACCATGGGCTCCACTCTGGGTCAGAGTATCACTCATATAACGCAGAAGTCCAAATATTTCAGATGGTTCAGCAATAacgatgaaaacaaaaattaataaggAGATTGTGCTACACACAGTTCTTCCAGATAAATAAACATTACAAACGAACAGTTGAACGCCAAGGAGTACAaggattttatgatttttatgtgaaattttaaaagctGCCCCCTTGAGGATGTCATCCATCATATCATAGTCCAAACTccatcataatccaaaatttctGCACCAATAGAGTGTTCTAGTTTTCTGGCTAACATTTTAGGgacacaagaaaacaaatgtgGTAAATGTACTAAATCTGTACTAGAATATTCATAGAGGTTCCTTTTGTTCCTATTGGTCCTTTAAGAATGAAGTTTAATTTAGGATATCAAATGCAGTTCTCAAATTACTTGCAGTAAAGAACTAGGAACTACCCTATATGGTTTCTAAGACGTGCGGCAACTGCTTGGTACTAATTTAACTACACATGCAGGTCTGTTTTTGCGAtaagaaaggcatttttgagtGCAATCCAAAAATAGTAAAAAACTTCTACTCTCGTCGGGGAATAATCTTGGGCACGACAAAATCCATTGCTTCGAAAtacttatgacttatgagatgaTAACAGATTACAAGGTTTAAACTGTTTGCCCTATGTTCAACAACCTTCAGGTATTCAAAAGTTTCTGCAACTACCAAGGCAGAAATTTATCAAAAGCTAAATGAACGCCATGATTTAGATGTCTATAAAGATTTGATGACACAAGTTTGTCACCTAGTAAAATTTGCTGACCACAACTGCTGACTTCATTCCTACAACCAAGACAATTTCTGGAAAAACTAAAACCTACTGGGACTTAAAAGACAATGATTGAAAATGAGCCAAAACCTGCACAGTCTAAGACTCTAAAGACTGTGGAGCCAATAGAAAGCTAAAAGCTTCTCTTGTGGGTAAATTTTGTCCTTATAGGTATCAAATTAAAGCAGCAAAAACACTGAAATAATCACTCTTTTCAGATTAGATCTTCACCAATTGGTGAATACCCATACCTGATTTTCAGTCACAAGAACAGATGTCCCTATATTTTCAAGAAGCATCACTTGCTCCGAAATTGGTCCTGCACAGAAAACAGTTTCAATCATTGATTTTGATTATCTAAGTGATAATGGaagaaaattcataaaacttAGCACCTAGCAGCTAATTGTGTAGTCTCCATATATTTGGTGCTTCTATGTTGGATCAGGATACTGTATACGTTGTGATTTGAACCAATTTTATGTCTTCATTATCCAGTGTGTGAACGTAACCTTAACAATGCAATTTGTTCAGATGATTTTATAGTTCAATTTTATTGGTGGAGACTAGCActtaaggagaaagaaaaagagaatggtGATGATATGGACAGAAAAAAGGGGaataaaaaggagaaggaaCTACTAGGGAGCAGGGACTTCATATGCAATAACAAAGGGAAAATCACAAACAGGAAAGTGCATGAGTTATGAAGCACCTTAAGATAGACAAACCTCATTAAGAAAGGACCACTGTACTAAATAAGCTATCCCATTTTTTAGTacaatttgtttcaaatttggGACGTAATGCAAATAAGAACACCAGTTGATACAATTGCTTTAGTGGAAGTCGTGTCAGAAAtgaatttgacaaataaaaattCAAGCATTAGATGAAATATAACATTTGGCAACTCACTGTTCACTGAAAGGATCCTATCAAAACAATAACTTTGAAGACGTGTATTATGAAAAGGATAGCAACAGTTACCTAGTAAGGCCTTGCCAAGCTCATTCAGTCCAGGAATTGCCCTCAAAAGTAATGTGTTCTAAGATCAGTAAAAACAACTTATTAGCAATATAATAAATTGAAATAGATTCCAAAATTGTAGCATAGAGTATTTTGCAGGTGAAGAACTATGCCTCCAAGGAAAAGCCTTCACTATATGGGGAACTCAGGATAAAAGAGGGATTGCCATTAAAATGAATTATCTTGTTTGTACGTAGGAATATATCTTGATAAGCTTCATTAATTGATGTATACACCATTTCCTTTGTTTAATCAATAACATTTAAGCAGAagtggaaaaaagagagaacggGATACTTTTGAACCGCTAAATGTCAAGCAGCTGATATAGCTAAAAGGTAAAACCAGCTATGGTACAAAGCTATAGAAAGGCTTTTCCTCTAGCAGCTTATGACTACGGTCAAACTTCTTCAACAAAAAGTCCTCTCATACACCAGCCATGTCTAACTCCACCGTAGAACAAGATGGCTTAGGATGAAATGTTCCAACCTACTCTGCCTGAACATGTCTTTTCAGAAGGTACgctaagaaaaaataaagtagacgaaaaataaacatttctcCCTGGGAATTCTATCGTAAATATAGCAACAACGACAAGAAACTGGTATTCAGATAAAGCAAGGGAACCGAATTAATTTCTACTGCATATAATAGAACGAAGGTTTTCGgttacaaaaagaagaaacatatttcaagGCCCACAAATTTTGCTTCAATCTTGTAAACGAATTAAACGAAGAAAGAACAGCCTCTTTCTAGATGATCAAAAAAATCGAAACTTCCCGTCTCATCAGCCGCTCCAATTCAAATTCCAAAAACAACAAGAAGCCACATATTTATTTCAATCACCTCTAAACAAACTCCGAGAATAAATTCAGAGTAGACGCTCGTCTTGGCGAGGATTCGTCACAATCAGACATCCCAAATCTCCAGAGAAAGTACTAACTACACAATTCAACGACCGaatgcaacaaaaaagaaaacgtaTTACTCGAGCAATTTTGGACAACAAAGGCAAACAGTCAACTCTCTCTTCCACCCGAACTCGAAAAAATCGAAAGTCCCAATCCCTCAACACAACACACTGAAGTAGGAGACTTAACCTGCTTGTCAAGAGGGTGCCTGAAATCATCTGCCTGCAGGTCTCGGAAGACCATGGCCGCTCGACAAACCGCAACTCTACCCCTTGGCGCCTGCTCCACTCAAGGTACTATCGGGATCAGGCGAGaagcagaaagaaagaagaaaaagacggACTAACTCCAGTACGAGCATAGCACGGATTACCTTCGGTACGGCAGAACTGAAGAAGGTTGAAGGAAGGCAAGGCTTCCTCgggagggaggaaggaggaaggagcaCCCCCGCCATCGATTCACCGATGAATCGATCAGGGGAGCGGGAGATTGAGAGACAAAGCGAGAGGagcaagaggagaagaaggggaCGAATGGGAGGGAGACTTGGAGCGAGGGCGTTCACATCCCCCGTCCGTGGAAGGCGTCTGCCGCCACCTCCCTGTCGATGGAACCCATGGCAGACTTTGTTCGATAAGTGGGTCCCGCTATGGATTTTTCGAGTTCTGATTCTTCTGCGAATGGTGGGGACAATTAATTCCTAAATAAGGCAATGTTGTGCATGGGTAAGAAGTCCCGTTCAGATCGCAGCCATACTCACAGCGACAGCCCCACCTCGGGCCCGCCTCCTTGTCTAAACCCCGGATGAGCCCTGgcctgattatatatatatatatatatatatatatatatatatatataaaatttaatattcaatgtaattattataataaaataaacatatattatttGGTATTTGGTacagttgaattcaatttgacccAACATAAACCCAATTTTAGGGTTTTGGTTTGAGTCGAACTGGATATCCAGTATCCATCAAGTACTGTCTTGATGCCACCTTATGGGCAATTGTATGTGCTAAGCTCCAGGTGATTGTAGGTTTAATAAAATAAACgattataaaaaaagaaaaaaatggtagtGGGAGAGATTGAATGCTGCCATGTACTCGATTTTGTTGGatggttaaaatattttaaaattttgtcattaAAATAATCATTAGATTGACATTAATTACAATTTATGGTACAGTGCAGTGCTAGTTGATGATAACTTTAGTGACAATTTATAATTCTTTATCAATGAACTTTTAGATTTTAGTCATCTAAGAACACTTAACACACGATAACATTGTCTTTTATTAAACATTAAGGAAATGAAATGGATTCTGGTGGATGGCAAAATATTTAACTACCATCactaaaaacattatattacaATGATGTATAATGTAGTGACAGTTTGCCATGCTTTTAATAATGGTTTATAGTGTCattaacattttaaatatttagccatcACAATTGGCTGGTTTCAGTTTTCTTATGTTTCGATACTATTACTCTTTGTCTACAACTTTTCCATGGCATTGTTTCCATAAGTCAAAGTTTacttttgtaaaaagaaaatttaaaattaaatctagaTGCAATAATAGTCTTGCTTAATGCTCAATGTTGTTAATATCGGTATTGTATCATAGCAATGGTATTAATACACTGCGTTATGAATATTGGGTTTATAATATTGCcctttttaaattaaaaacaagaattTCAAATAGGAAGAATTTTCAAACATTATGaatgttttctctctccccctcaaTCTTTATGTGCCTCTCTCCTagggctgggcgtcgggccggtgccggcccggcccgtttaggcctgataaattaaaaaaaaatattttttatttttgtttaaataatattttttattcttaataaatatattttatattaaaaaatgttattttataattaaaaaatattttttttaatttaaatgggccCGCCCTTACCCTCTCCCCCTTTAGTTTCCCTAATTTCTCTaatgccaaattttttttgtttggccaCCGTCACCATAACAGGTCGCCACCTTTGTCTATTTCCTACGTAATTCGGTTGGCCTAACAAAGTGTTCGATACGAATATAACAAGTTTATCAACAGTGCATGACACACCAACCACCACTCTAGCTGGATGCTATTGTCCAACAAGTCACCATACAGTTATTGCCTATTGGTTTGCTTTATATAGCTATTAATTTCTGCTCATATTACAAAGAATTTAACTAAATTAAGTAGAATCACTTTGCATGATGTTCACAATATGTAGCTAAAGGTATTTTCGTTGGCAAGGCTCAAACACTATTTCTCTCATGTATAATAAACATTTGTTAAGATGATGTTTGCAGCCTTTTACGAGCGAATAGTTTTTTTAGTATCTAGTTGCATAATATTATTGAAGATAAGTAAAAGCTCCATTTTGCCCATTTTTCAAACGGTAGATGACAAGAAACATGTTAAGCAACTTTTGCCATTGCCATTTCAGCAAGGACAATGTTACAAGCAACATTCTTTTGGAGCTGCTGCATGTTGTGAAATTGGCTTTGGTTATGCAGCTCATTTTGCAAATCCTTCTGTGAAAAGGATAATGATGTGGCTGAAAGTTGTACAAGTGTGTAGGGAATAGAAAGTTGTAGAAGCAATTATTATAAATGaaactgatttattttttcattatgtcATTCCTTTAAAAGAACTTTGATCTATATATACCTTGTAACAATGTCAATGTAATGAATGAATTCTTTCTAGCCAAGTTCCATTTCTCTAGTTTTGTTATGTTTCCTGTACTATTTCTATGTGCGCTAGCTAAGCATGAAGCTTCGTCCTACCAAGTGCCTACGTTTAGAAGTTCTCCACCAATTGGATCATAATCTTCAGTTGATTTAAACATAGCTAAGTTTTGTAATCCACATTATCTTCAACACTCCAATAAAAATGTGAATGTGCTTGTCTCTCTACTGCTCACAAGAGAGATGATACTACTTAAGGCAGTGGTACTTAAGATTGCTTTTATTGATGGAAACCTTTCCCAACCAGACCTTTATTTTCCTTCGCCCATTTTCTAGAGGCATAGCAATCACATGGTataattttaaacttatatCAAATGGTCTTGATAATagcatgatttatataagtTATAGTGGCGAGGtataaacaaatttgaaagatCGCTTTACACATAATACAACACCTTGTaagttttaaaacaaaaatttgtgaTTAGTTGCTGGAAAATGGCCTTTGATCAGGCAGGTCTGTTGCTGGTCACGGTAGAGCGGCAGTGACGATACAAGTCTGTTCTACCACAGATTTGATTACCCAAATGATCTCCGATCTTTATGAAAATTGAGTATGTGATATATCAGACCTCAAGACAATTCCAACGGCATATTACACGCATTGAGATTCTCAGAGAATCGTCAGATCCAAATTGAAGAACAGCAACCTACTGTCGGATGCGACAGAGTCACAACCGAGGAAGTCGTTCTGTTTCTCCTATGATTTGACCAACCAAATGACTCCAATTGCCACAAATTTAGGTATGTTGTAGAGGATGCTGAGATAATTCCGATGATATATGACACGTCCTCTAACTCTTGGTAGATCTTCCGATCTTGCTGTTTGAACAGACAGGTATTTCTGAATGTTCGCCTGAACGCTCGACCGAGTCCGAGCTTTCTTCCGTGAATCAACCCAAGGGTAAATATCAAGGGGAACTCGAGTACTTGCCTGGTTTACAGGATTGGTCAGTTGTCTTTGTAGCCTTCGAACGACTCCACTAGATCCATGAAAAAATCAACCTTTGGCAGCCTTCCCGGTAGAGATGTCGGCTTCTCAACCCTTGTGTGTTTGTAAAAGAAGGCACCGAGATCTCTAACCTTTGTGTGGGGTATTTTGTGGACTTGTAAAAGACGTGGTACGTCGGAGCTTGCCTCGAATCCAAGAGATGTATCCTTCAGTCGAGTGGGTTAAGGAGAAGacaagaaagggaagaagggagagagtAGACCGTCGGGTTTTGGAGTGAAGGGGGAATGCCGACAGTGCAAGCCAGATTCAGCCAAGGGGGAAGGTAAGAAACGCCGCGGAAGAAAGGAGGCGCGTGGG
This window of the Nymphaea colorata isolate Beijing-Zhang1983 chromosome 2, ASM883128v2, whole genome shotgun sequence genome carries:
- the LOC116249045 gene encoding plastoglobule-localized metallopeptidase 48, chloroplastic translates to MAGVLLPPSSLPRKPCLPSTFFSSAVPKAPRGRVAVCRAAMVFRDLQADDFRHPLDKQNTLLLRAIPGLNELGKALLGPISEQVMLLENIGTSVLVTENQLSDLHTLMVEAAAILNVEAPDLYIRQNPVPNAYTLAISGRKPFVVVHTSLVELLTRKELQAVMAHELGHLKCDHGVWLTFANILTLGAYTIPGLGGFIAQNLEEQLFRWLRAAELTCDRAALLVSQNPKVVISVLMKLAGGCPSLADQLNVDAFLEQARSYDKASSSPLGWYIRNAQTSQLSHPLPVLRAREIDEWSRSQEYRYLLKRATEMSTMYGQQHQM